The Methanomethylovorans hollandica DSM 15978 genome includes a region encoding these proteins:
- a CDS encoding uL15m family ribosomal protein, which translates to MSKGNTKKFRGSRTCGGGTGKNRRGAGNRGGRGKAGVCKHHAIKAILLGYAQGKHGFTRPPKTVKSVSVVNVGELDELADELVIDGLAQLEEGQYRIDLTCLDIDKVLGTGRVTKKLAVTAYEFSGVAREKIEAAGGSCLES; encoded by the coding sequence ATGAGCAAGGGTAACACAAAGAAGTTCAGAGGTTCTCGCACCTGTGGCGGCGGTACTGGTAAAAACAGACGTGGTGCAGGTAATCGCGGAGGAAGGGGAAAAGCAGGTGTCTGCAAACACCATGCTATCAAGGCAATTCTTCTTGGATATGCTCAGGGTAAGCATGGTTTCACTCGTCCTCCAAAGACTGTTAAATCGGTGTCCGTTGTAAATGTAGGCGAACTTGATGAGCTTGCAGATGAGTTAGTAATTGATGGCCTGGCTCAGCTTGAAGAAGGCCAGTATCGTATCGATCTGACATGTCTTGATATCGATAAGGTACTTGGTACAGGCAGGGTCACCAAGAAACTTGCTGTCACAGCCTACGAGTTCTCTGGTGTGGCAAGAGAAAAAATAGAGGCTGCAGGCGGCTCGTGCCTGGAGTCTTAA
- a CDS encoding 50S ribosomal protein L32e produces MEDNITSSSSVTVNCGVSMDAEGKRLFKVRKVQKAKKPQFKRTDCHKYKRLDSNWRIPRGLQSKKRKGFVSKGAHAQVGYGSPVMVKGLHPSGYSEIMVETLIDFSSLDANTVAIRIAAKVGARKKAMIEEKAVSLGIKILNPSRSE; encoded by the coding sequence ATGGAAGATAATATCACTAGTTCCTCTTCTGTAACTGTCAACTGTGGTGTATCAATGGATGCGGAAGGTAAGCGCCTTTTCAAGGTCCGTAAGGTACAGAAGGCAAAGAAGCCCCAGTTCAAGAGGACTGATTGTCACAAATATAAGAGGCTGGACTCCAACTGGAGAATCCCAAGAGGCCTGCAAAGCAAAAAACGTAAAGGATTTGTTTCAAAGGGTGCTCATGCACAGGTAGGCTATGGTAGTCCGGTTATGGTAAAGGGCCTCCACCCATCAGGGTATTCCGAAATCATGGTCGAAACACTGATTGATTTTTCATCACTGGATGCTAATACAGTGGCTATCAGAATAGCTGCAAAGGTTGGTGCAAGAAAGAAAGCTATGATAGAGGAAAAGGCCGTGTCCCTCGGAATTAAGATCCTCAATCCTTCCAGGAGTGAATAA
- a CDS encoding 50S ribosomal protein L19e, which translates to MTDLSNQKRMAAAILDCGLHRVWMDPEAASDIAVAITRADLRELIKKGSVAAEKPKGVSRGRARARDVKRKYGHRKGHGSRKGTKGARNPRKEQWMKRIRAIRAKLKELRADGSLEKSTYCKIYRKAKGGEYRSVAHMVSHLESQKLLKREE; encoded by the coding sequence ATGACGGATCTTTCTAACCAGAAAAGGATGGCTGCAGCGATCCTTGATTGTGGTTTGCACAGAGTATGGATGGATCCAGAAGCTGCCAGCGATATTGCTGTTGCTATAACAAGGGCGGATCTTCGTGAACTCATCAAGAAAGGAAGTGTAGCTGCTGAAAAACCCAAAGGTGTTAGCAGAGGCCGTGCAAGAGCAAGAGACGTCAAACGCAAGTATGGTCACCGTAAGGGCCATGGTTCGAGAAAAGGTACAAAAGGAGCAAGGAATCCAAGGAAAGAACAGTGGATGAAGAGGATCCGTGCTATCAGAGCGAAGTTAAAGGAACTTCGTGCAGATGGCTCCTTGGAAAAGTCTACATATTGTAAGATATATCGTAAGGCAAAAGGTGGAGAATACAGAAGTGTTGCACACATGGTATCACACCTTGAGTCACAGAAGCTCCTTAAACGTGAGGAATGA
- a CDS encoding 30S ribosomal protein S19: protein MARKIGSKLPKRKGEFTYRGNTIEQLQAMSPEEFTELLTARERRSIRRGFNEHQKDVMQQIKDGADNVRTHYRNVIILPDMVGKTVAVYNGKSFLDFEIQPEMIGHRFGEFSQSRPKVSHGSAGVGATRSSRFVPLK from the coding sequence ATGGCAAGAAAAATAGGATCAAAATTACCAAAACGAAAAGGTGAGTTCACATATCGTGGCAATACCATCGAGCAACTTCAGGCGATGAGCCCGGAGGAATTCACAGAACTTCTTACAGCAAGAGAGCGCCGCTCTATCAGGAGAGGCTTCAATGAGCATCAGAAGGATGTGATGCAGCAGATAAAAGATGGTGCAGACAACGTGCGTACTCATTACAGGAACGTCATCATACTTCCTGATATGGTAGGCAAGACAGTTGCAGTGTACAATGGCAAGAGCTTCCTTGACTTCGAAATACAGCCTGAGATGATAGGGCACAGGTTCGGTGAATTCTCACAGAGTCGTCCAAAAGTCTCTCATGGTAGTGCTGGTGTGGGAGCAACCCGTTCAAGCAGGTTCGTACCATTGAAGTGA
- the rpl14p gene encoding 50S ribosomal protein L14, protein MRGIRSTIPRALNSGARIDCVDNTGARVVEIISVKRYRGTKNRQPCAGIGDMCVVSVKKGTPEMRKQIMHAVIVRQKKEFRRPDGLRVSFEDNAVVITDEDGLPKGTDLKGPIAREVAERYPKIGTTASIIV, encoded by the coding sequence ATGAGAGGAATTCGTTCCACTATACCTCGTGCATTGAACAGTGGTGCCCGTATAGATTGTGTGGACAACACAGGTGCAAGGGTCGTTGAGATCATATCTGTAAAGCGTTACAGAGGTACCAAGAACAGACAGCCATGCGCCGGTATAGGCGATATGTGCGTGGTATCTGTGAAGAAAGGTACTCCAGAGATGCGTAAGCAGATCATGCATGCTGTTATTGTCCGCCAGAAGAAGGAATTCCGTCGTCCTGATGGGCTGAGGGTATCCTTTGAAGACAACGCCGTTGTTATCACCGATGAGGATGGACTGCCTAAGGGTACTGATCTTAAAGGACCAATTGCAAGAGAGGTTGCTGAAAGGTATCCAAAGATAGGTACAACGGCTTCAATAATTGTGTGA
- the rpl6p gene encoding 50S ribosomal protein L6 → MAKEMKNVVSIPEGVSVTFQDDILSVSGPKGKNERYLWYPGIIIEVGDSEITVDSTSTKKSHKAMIGTFSSHINNMMKGVTQGFEYRMKVVYSHFPMQLKVEGKKLFIGNFLGEKKARSANILGETKVKAGADQVTITGINKEDVGQTAANIEQATKIKRFDPRVFQDGIYIVEKIL, encoded by the coding sequence ATGGCTAAAGAGATGAAGAACGTGGTAAGCATTCCGGAAGGGGTTAGCGTTACTTTCCAGGATGATATCCTTTCCGTATCAGGACCCAAAGGAAAGAATGAGAGGTACCTCTGGTATCCAGGGATCATAATTGAAGTTGGAGATTCTGAGATCACAGTGGATTCGACTTCTACAAAGAAGTCACACAAGGCTATGATCGGCACCTTCTCTTCACATATTAACAATATGATGAAAGGTGTGACTCAAGGGTTTGAATATCGCATGAAGGTTGTTTATTCCCACTTCCCTATGCAGCTAAAAGTAGAGGGTAAGAAATTGTTCATTGGTAATTTCTTGGGTGAGAAGAAAGCAAGATCTGCAAATATCCTCGGTGAAACCAAGGTCAAGGCAGGAGCCGACCAGGTCACCATAACCGGTATAAACAAAGAGGATGTTGGACAGACCGCAGCCAACATAGAGCAAGCCACGAAGATTAAGAGATTCGATCCCCGTGTATTCCAGGATGGTATATATATCGTGGAGAAGATATTGTAG
- a CDS encoding 50S ribosomal protein L22: MARIDYTLEMDPKTTSKAMGSELHISPKKSRELGRALKGMRTQNAKRYLEGVVAKKQAVPFKRHCEGAGHRKGPMAGGRYPVDAAKAFLKILENAGSNAEYKGLDPERMYIAHVATKGGRVIPGMIARARGRGSPHNTDTVNIEIILNEVL; the protein is encoded by the coding sequence ATGGCAAGGATTGATTATACTTTAGAAATGGATCCAAAGACCACCTCTAAGGCAATGGGTTCTGAGCTTCATATCTCTCCCAAGAAATCAAGGGAACTCGGAAGGGCTCTCAAAGGTATGCGTACCCAGAACGCCAAGAGATATCTTGAAGGTGTTGTTGCCAAGAAACAGGCAGTTCCCTTCAAGAGGCATTGCGAAGGAGCAGGCCATAGGAAAGGACCAATGGCAGGTGGGAGATATCCGGTAGATGCTGCAAAAGCGTTCCTCAAGATCTTGGAGAATGCAGGCAGCAATGCTGAATATAAAGGATTGGACCCGGAACGCATGTATATAGCCCATGTGGCAACAAAGGGCGGGCGTGTCATTCCCGGTATGATTGCAAGGGCACGCGGAAGAGGCAGTCCGCACAACACGGATACTGTTAACATCGAGATTATACTGAATGAGGTGCTCTAA
- a CDS encoding 50S ribosomal protein L30 — MFVLVRMRGSVDVRGSIQDTLHMLRLNRVNHCVVITDTPHNRGMIQMVKDYVAYGIIDAATLAEVLTNRGKLEGGEKLTNEYLSQNTDYSTIAEFADAVCAGKASLKDVPGLKPVFRLHPPRKGHAGIKKPVELGGVLGNHGEGIKVLLNQMR, encoded by the coding sequence ATGTTTGTGCTTGTAAGAATGCGCGGTAGTGTAGATGTAAGGGGTTCTATTCAGGATACTCTTCACATGCTTCGTCTCAACAGGGTAAACCATTGTGTAGTGATCACTGACACACCTCACAACAGGGGTATGATCCAGATGGTTAAGGATTATGTTGCCTACGGTATTATAGATGCAGCCACTCTTGCAGAGGTGCTGACCAACCGTGGTAAGCTTGAAGGCGGAGAGAAGCTCACAAACGAGTATCTTTCTCAAAATACCGACTATTCAACAATTGCTGAATTTGCTGATGCGGTATGTGCTGGAAAAGCTTCACTTAAGGATGTACCGGGGTTGAAACCAGTATTCAGGCTTCATCCGCCCCGTAAAGGGCACGCAGGAATCAAAAAGCCTGTTGAGCTCGGAGGGGTACTGGGGAATCACGGTGAAGGCATAAAGGTCCTCCTGAACCAGATGAGGTAA
- a CDS encoding 50S ribosomal protein L5 → MKAPKIEKIIVHMGVGESGEHLVNAEGIMKEITGQTVVRTYAKKTLPAFGIKKSEPIGCKVTLRGIDAEKFLQTVLSIVDKKLSSSQFDKNGNVAFGIEEHTDFPGMRYDPNIGVFGMDINVVVNRPGYRISKRRISERRIPSAHRITKDDTISFFKEIFFVEVA, encoded by the coding sequence ATGAAAGCTCCCAAGATCGAGAAGATCATTGTTCACATGGGTGTCGGTGAAAGTGGTGAACATCTTGTGAATGCCGAAGGGATCATGAAAGAGATCACCGGGCAGACCGTTGTTCGTACATATGCAAAGAAAACCCTTCCTGCATTCGGTATCAAGAAAAGTGAACCAATAGGTTGCAAGGTCACTCTTCGTGGTATTGATGCAGAGAAATTCCTTCAAACTGTTCTTTCAATAGTAGATAAAAAGTTATCCTCTTCCCAGTTCGATAAAAATGGGAATGTAGCATTCGGAATTGAAGAGCACACGGATTTCCCTGGAATGAGATATGATCCGAATATCGGTGTCTTTGGTATGGACATTAATGTAGTCGTCAACCGCCCAGGATACAGAATAAGCAAAAGAAGGATATCTGAAAGGAGAATTCCTTCAGCTCACAGGATCACAAAGGACGATACGATTTCCTTCTTCAAGGAGATATTTTTCGTGGAGGTGGCATAA
- a CDS encoding 30S ribosomal protein S3, with protein sequence MAIEKKFVHEGYVKASLDEYFAKQLNRAGYGGMEVNRTPMGTQITVYAEKPGMVIGKAGKVIRKLTRDIDRMYDLDNPQIDAQEVRRPELNAQMMATRLASSIERGWYFRKAGHNAMRAIMNAGALGCEIVISGKLTGSRSRSEKIVQGYIKHAGKPAEDIVDEGFAVAVKKLGTLGCKVRIIPPGAVLPDSFKLKDVPVEAVSEATKSPEPKSGVKELVSEETAGEVAEVEETLEEEPVQPEKSDVTTVETEVSETEPSSSTAEIESGEVLENEERREADGVWQHKHEGHDYWHPMARIHREG encoded by the coding sequence ATGGCAATAGAGAAGAAGTTCGTGCATGAAGGTTACGTTAAAGCCTCACTGGACGAATACTTTGCTAAACAGCTTAACAGAGCTGGATACGGCGGTATGGAAGTCAATAGGACTCCCATGGGAACTCAGATCACGGTTTATGCCGAGAAGCCTGGAATGGTTATTGGTAAGGCCGGTAAGGTTATCCGGAAGCTCACAAGGGACATCGACAGGATGTATGATCTGGACAATCCTCAGATAGATGCTCAGGAGGTCAGAAGACCAGAACTCAATGCACAAATGATGGCAACACGTCTGGCATCATCCATTGAAAGAGGATGGTATTTCAGAAAAGCTGGTCATAATGCCATGAGAGCTATCATGAATGCAGGCGCACTTGGCTGTGAGATCGTGATCTCAGGTAAGCTCACAGGATCAAGGTCAAGGAGCGAGAAGATCGTTCAAGGTTATATAAAGCATGCAGGTAAACCAGCAGAAGATATTGTCGATGAGGGTTTTGCTGTAGCTGTTAAGAAGCTTGGTACTCTTGGGTGCAAGGTAAGGATAATTCCACCAGGTGCGGTTCTTCCGGATTCCTTTAAACTTAAGGATGTTCCTGTAGAAGCAGTATCTGAAGCTACCAAGTCCCCGGAGCCTAAATCAGGTGTCAAGGAGCTTGTAAGTGAAGAGACTGCAGGTGAGGTTGCAGAGGTTGAAGAGACCCTTGAAGAGGAACCAGTACAGCCAGAAAAGTCTGACGTGACAACAGTTGAAACGGAAGTATCTGAAACAGAGCCTTCCAGCTCGACCGCTGAAATAGAATCAGGAGAGGTTCTGGAGAATGAAGAACGCAGGGAGGCTGATGGTGTCTGGCAGCATAAGCATGAAGGACACGATTACTGGCATCCGATGGCCCGTATTCACAGGGAGGGCTGA
- a CDS encoding 30S ribosomal protein S17, translated as MTRDIGLDVPTPKEECTDINCPFHGKLPVRGQVLVGTVVSNKMDRTVVIQRRHEVLISKYQRYEKRQSKIHAHNPPCIDAQVGDIVTVAECRPLSKTKSYVVIKTGVEA; from the coding sequence ATGACAAGAGATATCGGATTGGATGTTCCAACTCCTAAAGAGGAGTGCACTGACATCAATTGTCCATTTCACGGAAAGCTGCCAGTCAGGGGACAAGTACTGGTGGGAACCGTTGTTAGCAACAAGATGGACAGGACAGTGGTCATCCAGAGAAGACATGAAGTACTTATAAGCAAGTATCAGAGGTATGAGAAAAGGCAATCTAAGATCCATGCTCACAATCCTCCATGTATTGACGCACAGGTAGGAGACATTGTGACAGTTGCGGAATGCCGTCCTCTAAGTAAGACCAAATCCTATGTGGTAATCAAAACGGGGGTAGAGGCATGA
- a CDS encoding 30S ribosomal protein S8 codes for MVLLDPLADALSTIKNAEAIGKQSCTLKPASKLIGTVLKVMQDSGYLGEFEFIEDGKAGIYEVKLIGKINKCGAIKPRYSVGSLDFERWEKQFLPAKNFGTLILTTSHGVMSQYDAREKNIGGQLLAYVY; via the coding sequence ATGGTGTTATTAGATCCTCTTGCTGATGCACTCTCCACAATAAAGAATGCAGAAGCAATCGGTAAACAGTCATGCACACTTAAACCGGCATCAAAACTCATCGGTACGGTCCTTAAAGTGATGCAGGACAGTGGATACCTCGGTGAGTTCGAGTTCATCGAGGACGGTAAAGCAGGCATCTATGAGGTTAAGCTCATTGGTAAAATAAATAAATGCGGAGCAATAAAGCCACGTTATTCAGTAGGTTCACTTGATTTCGAGAGATGGGAGAAGCAATTCCTACCAGCTAAGAACTTCGGAACATTGATCCTTACTACATCTCATGGTGTCATGTCTCAATATGATGCACGTGAGAAAAACATTGGCGGACAGCTTCTTGCATATGTGTACTGA
- a CDS encoding 30S ribosomal protein S14, with product MVQTTKQFGRGAHECKRCGRKQGLVRKYDIYLCRHCFREIAHDMGFEKYT from the coding sequence ATGGTCCAGACTACTAAGCAATTTGGCCGCGGCGCACACGAATGCAAGAGATGCGGAAGAAAGCAGGGCCTTGTAAGGAAATATGATATTTACCTGTGTCGCCACTGTTTCCGTGAGATAGCCCATGATATGGGATTTGAAAAATATACTTGA
- the rplX gene encoding 50S ribosomal protein L24 — protein MVTNQPRKQRKLRYNAPLHLRQKYMGAPLSKELREKYGRRTAKVIIGDTVKVMRGDHVGTTGKVEAVSLKHGTIVVEGVAVSKADGTEVPRPIYPSNVTITSLEMKDNRRSEVLSRK, from the coding sequence ATGGTTACTAATCAGCCAAGGAAACAGAGGAAGCTGCGGTATAATGCTCCACTGCATTTAAGGCAAAAATATATGGGTGCTCCCCTTTCTAAAGAGCTCCGTGAAAAATATGGTCGCAGGACAGCAAAGGTCATTATCGGTGACACTGTAAAAGTGATGCGCGGAGACCATGTAGGCACCACAGGTAAAGTAGAAGCGGTATCACTTAAACATGGGACTATAGTTGTAGAGGGAGTAGCAGTGTCCAAAGCAGATGGTACAGAAGTACCAAGGCCTATATATCCTTCCAACGTAACGATCACATCCCTAGAAATGAAAGATAACCGCAGATCAGAAGTATTGAGCAGAAAGTAG
- a CDS encoding 50S ribosomal protein L18 → MATGPRYKVAFRRRREGRTNYHQRLKLLLSKEDRVVVRKSSKHIQVQLIAPKPEGDVTLSSTISTELKKYGYDASTGNTPAAYLTGLLFGYRTLSKGYDYGILDIGLQASSPGSRVYAVLKGIVDSGLEVPHDPSVFPSDERIRGEHIAEYMERSNLPELFDTVKEKISSDFN, encoded by the coding sequence ATGGCAACAGGGCCCAGATATAAAGTCGCTTTCAGGCGACGAAGGGAAGGACGCACAAATTATCATCAGCGTCTTAAGTTGCTTTTATCAAAAGAAGACCGTGTGGTGGTCCGCAAGAGTTCAAAACATATTCAGGTTCAGCTAATAGCTCCTAAACCTGAAGGAGATGTCACTCTTTCATCAACCATATCTACTGAACTCAAGAAGTATGGTTATGATGCTTCCACAGGTAACACGCCGGCAGCTTATCTTACCGGCCTCTTGTTTGGTTACAGGACCTTAAGCAAGGGATACGATTATGGGATACTTGATATTGGATTACAGGCATCCTCGCCTGGCTCCCGTGTCTATGCTGTTTTAAAAGGCATAGTTGACTCAGGATTAGAGGTGCCCCATGATCCGTCCGTATTCCCCTCTGATGAAAGGATCAGAGGCGAGCATATCGCAGAATATATGGAAAGATCAAATCTTCCAGAACTGTTTGATACAGTCAAGGAAAAGATCTCTTCTGATTTCAATTAG
- the rnp1 gene encoding ribonuclease P protein component 1, which yields MEISAYNLIFHEIIGLFTKVINSNNPSLEEIRGKVVGETKNMLIVETDDKNEKMVPKSGSTFLFHIHLLRGNTRVTEQVKVNGNLLLSQPENRIKNIRKIRMR from the coding sequence GTGGAAATATCCGCTTATAACCTGATATTTCACGAAATTATCGGACTGTTCACAAAAGTGATAAACTCAAACAATCCCTCCTTAGAGGAGATTCGCGGCAAAGTTGTAGGTGAAACAAAGAATATGTTGATCGTGGAAACAGATGACAAAAATGAAAAGATGGTTCCAAAATCAGGATCAACATTCTTGTTCCATATACATCTTCTCAGAGGGAATACACGTGTTACTGAGCAAGTGAAGGTGAACGGGAATTTGTTGCTCTCACAACCCGAGAATCGTATAAAGAATATCAGGAAAATTCGCATGAGGTAA
- a CDS encoding 30S ribosomal protein S4e — protein MGKHQKRISVPKSWQISKKSNKWITSTRPGPHNRQLSIPLGVVLRDMLHVVDTRVEAKRVLSEGSILVDGIIRKDLRFPIGLLDVVSIPKMEQSYRVLLDRKGRLELHKLEGTESSKLCRILGKTVIKGGKVQLNLNDGSNLIGSNDYKAKDSVILSVPDKKILTHIKYEVGNLALIIGGKHTGKIGAIKDINTVRSSNSNTVLIAGEGEEFHTIEDYVVVIGTDKPEIKLGGEVIE, from the coding sequence GTGGGAAAACATCAAAAAAGGATTTCTGTACCAAAAAGCTGGCAGATATCCAAGAAATCCAATAAATGGATAACATCGACAAGGCCGGGTCCTCACAACAGGCAACTGAGCATTCCTCTTGGAGTGGTGCTCAGGGATATGTTACATGTAGTGGACACTAGGGTTGAGGCAAAAAGAGTGCTTTCAGAAGGTAGCATTCTTGTTGATGGCATTATCAGGAAGGACCTAAGATTCCCTATAGGTTTACTGGATGTAGTTTCTATTCCTAAGATGGAACAATCATACAGGGTGCTCCTCGATAGAAAGGGAAGATTAGAATTACATAAACTTGAAGGTACAGAATCAAGCAAGCTATGCAGGATCCTCGGAAAGACCGTTATCAAGGGCGGCAAAGTGCAGCTCAATCTAAATGACGGCTCTAACCTTATTGGCTCCAACGATTACAAAGCCAAAGACTCAGTGATCCTTTCAGTGCCTGATAAGAAGATACTCACACATATCAAGTACGAAGTAGGCAATCTCGCATTGATAATTGGTGGTAAGCACACTGGCAAAATAGGTGCCATCAAAGATATCAACACAGTGCGCAGTTCCAATTCCAACACTGTGCTGATTGCTGGCGAAGGTGAGGAATTCCATACCATAGAAGATTACGTAGTCGTGATCGGCACGGATAAGCCAGAAATTAAACTGGGTGGTGAGGTCATTGAGTAA
- the rpmC gene encoding 50S ribosomal protein L29: MAILRMNEIRDMSPNERMDELDKLGTELIRERALTSAGGAPDNPGRIGLLRRTIARVKTVQKELKEI, translated from the coding sequence ATGGCTATTCTGCGTATGAATGAAATAAGGGACATGAGCCCAAATGAAAGGATGGACGAGCTTGACAAGTTAGGGACTGAGCTCATACGTGAGCGCGCGCTCACTTCTGCAGGTGGTGCTCCAGACAATCCAGGAAGAATTGGATTACTTAGAAGGACCATTGCGCGTGTTAAGACCGTCCAGAAAGAGTTAAAGGAGATTTAA
- a CDS encoding 50S ribosomal protein L23, protein MTAINYPFITEKAMMLLENNKLQFIVNSKANKGQIKSDIMKMYGFNVTSVCTMSTMNGQKKAIVTFSKTDAAHEIATRIGLM, encoded by the coding sequence ATGACAGCTATAAATTATCCATTCATCACAGAAAAAGCTATGATGTTACTGGAAAACAATAAGCTCCAGTTCATTGTTAACAGCAAGGCAAACAAGGGGCAGATAAAATCAGACATCATGAAGATGTATGGTTTTAATGTCACATCAGTATGTACAATGAGCACTATGAATGGCCAGAAGAAGGCTATCGTAACGTTTAGTAAAACTGATGCTGCTCATGAGATAGCTACAAGGATAGGACTGATGTGA
- a CDS encoding 30S ribosomal protein S5 — protein MAYQFEEEEWIPQTRLGKLVQEGQITSMDEAIDSGLPLRESRIVDILLPNLEDEVLDINMVQRMTDSGRRVKFRATVIVGNGDGFVGLGQAKDNQVGPAIRKAIENAKINLVRVKRGCGSWECACGLNHTVPSEVMGKAGSVIVVLMPAPRGLGLAAGGTAKKVLEKAGIKDVWTRTEGTTRTTLNFAKATFNALQAIGTVKHPIHIRREEA, from the coding sequence ATGGCATATCAGTTCGAAGAAGAGGAATGGATTCCACAAACCAGGCTTGGCAAGCTTGTCCAGGAGGGTCAGATCACTTCCATGGATGAGGCGATCGATTCTGGACTGCCTCTGAGAGAATCAAGGATAGTGGATATACTGCTCCCCAATCTTGAAGATGAGGTTCTGGACATTAACATGGTTCAGAGAATGACTGACTCTGGACGCCGTGTAAAGTTCAGAGCTACGGTTATAGTGGGCAACGGTGATGGCTTTGTAGGTCTTGGTCAGGCTAAGGATAACCAGGTAGGACCTGCTATCAGAAAGGCCATTGAGAATGCGAAGATCAATCTGGTACGCGTGAAGCGCGGATGCGGTTCATGGGAATGTGCCTGCGGTCTTAACCACACCGTACCATCTGAAGTAATGGGCAAGGCAGGAAGTGTCATTGTAGTGCTTATGCCGGCTCCAAGAGGTCTTGGCCTCGCTGCCGGTGGAACAGCAAAGAAAGTGCTGGAAAAGGCCGGTATCAAGGATGTTTGGACAAGGACAGAAGGTACCACCAGAACTACACTTAACTTTGCAAAGGCAACATTCAATGCTCTGCAGGCAATAGGTACTGTAAAACATCCGATTCATATCCGCAGGGAGGAAGCTTGA
- a CDS encoding 50S ribosomal protein L2 codes for MGKRLISQNRGRGTPTYRAPSHKYKASLKHPKVNDNEMLIGTVVGLEHDPARSAPLAKVSFANGEEKMIVAPEGMAVGTIISCGTEAAVRPGNVLPLRNIPEGVPVCNVESKPNDGGQFARSSGVYATVVSHDKGKTVVQMPSGEMKWLNSKCRATVGIVAGGGRLDRPFLKAGKKYHKMKTRAAKYPRVRGVAMNVVDHPFGGGNRQHPGRPTTVSRNAPPGRKVGQIAARRTGKR; via the coding sequence ATGGGTAAACGATTAATTTCACAGAACAGGGGTCGCGGTACACCTACCTACAGGGCTCCCTCTCATAAGTACAAGGCTTCTCTAAAGCACCCTAAAGTGAATGATAATGAAATGCTGATCGGTACTGTAGTAGGTCTTGAACACGATCCAGCGCGTTCTGCTCCATTGGCAAAAGTATCTTTTGCTAACGGCGAGGAAAAAATGATCGTGGCTCCGGAGGGGATGGCTGTTGGTACCATTATTTCATGTGGTACCGAAGCTGCCGTAAGACCAGGTAACGTCTTGCCACTTAGAAATATCCCGGAAGGTGTCCCTGTATGCAATGTTGAGTCAAAGCCCAATGATGGCGGTCAATTCGCACGTTCATCTGGAGTTTATGCAACAGTGGTTTCTCATGATAAGGGAAAGACCGTTGTACAGATGCCATCGGGTGAAATGAAGTGGCTTAACTCTAAATGCCGTGCCACTGTTGGTATCGTTGCAGGCGGTGGAAGGCTGGACAGACCCTTCCTGAAAGCAGGTAAGAAATATCACAAGATGAAGACGAGAGCTGCAAAGTATCCTCGTGTCAGGGGAGTTGCCATGAACGTAGTTGACCACCCATTCGGTGGAGGTAACAGGCAGCATCCAGGAAGGCCAACAACAGTTAGCAGGAATGCACCGCCCGGACGTAAGGTTGGACAGATAGCAGCACGTAGGACCGGAAAGCGTTAA